The following are encoded together in the Panicum virgatum strain AP13 chromosome 6K, P.virgatum_v5, whole genome shotgun sequence genome:
- the LOC120639176 gene encoding uncharacterized protein LOC120639176, with amino-acid sequence MKQYKDPPAEIFHRAHPAHDLKLVPGGGATFMCDGCKEPGEGAPVRVRLRGRQLRSPPALRPRRRGRRSAAPPVPRPRFLLRPRAPAPPVDQTICDACGEPARGFVYHCFEADLDLHPCCACLPGRLLQDGRVFELRRKASSSSRPCGLCGDRRRGFWAYRSYFDGEAVDLHVACMKDMARLSWEAARMNRVGGGHQIVQASLPNMDRTLQSLRRDRRKRNGFDRFIGIVCTVASIIIAVIFGNPVAMIAAIAGPGGFLRG; translated from the coding sequence ATGAAGCAGTACAAGGATCCGCCGGCCGAGATCTTCCACCGCGCGCACCCGGCGCACGACCTCAAGCTggtgcccggcggcggcgccacgttCATGTGTGACGGCTGCAAGGAGCCCGGCGAGGGGGCCCCGGTACGCGTGCGGCTGCGGGGGCGTCAGCTTCGATCTCCACCTGCCCTGCGCCCtcgccgacgaggacgacgcTCTGCGGCACCCCCTGTTCCCCGGCCGCGATTTCTTCTTCGTCCCCGAGCCCCCGCGCCCCCGGTGGACCAGACGATCTGCGACGCCTGCGGCGAGCCCGCGCGCGGGTTCGTCTACCACTGCTTCGAGGCCGACCTGGACCTCCACCCCTGCTGCGCGTGCCTGCCGGGCCGCCTCCTCCAGGACGGCCGCGTCTTCGAGCTCCGCCGGAAGGCGTCCTCGTCGTCGCGGCCGTGCGGTCTGTGCGGCGACCGGCGCCGCGGCTTCTGGGCGTACCGCTCCTACTTCGACGGAGAGGCCGTGGACCTGCACGTGGCGTGCATGAAGGACATGGCTCGCCTAAGCTGGGAGGCGGCGCGCATGaaccgggtcggcggcggccaccagaTCGTCCAGGCGAGCCTGCCCAACATGGATCGTACGCTGCAGAGCTTGCGCAGGGACAGGCGGAAGAGGAATGGGTTCGACAGGTTCATCGGGATCGTTTGCACCGTGGCGAGCATCATCATTGCAGTCATCTTCGGCAACCCCGTGGCGATGATAGCCGCCATTGCAGGGCCTGGCGGTTTTCTTCGGGGTTAA
- the LOC120712289 gene encoding probable glycerol-3-phosphate acyltransferase 2, with protein sequence MEVCTASTTDSFASRALHLHRFIRRRLVAGILGRRGEAATPAAAAPLPRARRIGEDGLGVDALLLKPSSPSALFSPYFLVAVEAGGYARGLALLALYPALRALPHGARVRAMAMVAFCGLRRDEAARIGRAVLPRHFFRAAADVPALEAVGALPEGVKVAAVTRSFPAVMVDAFLTEYVGFDVVVGAEVKGGARYVTGVMEGGELDTERLGLALKRTEKKKKKDYPRPMVFHDGRLAFTPTPAAVLAMYIYLPFAVALAVVRIAIYVLLPWRLSSVVAGLTGVRVRVIGPTPTPAAAEDGAAAAEPRGGRLYACNHRTLLDPVGIACALRRPVAAVTYSLSRLSEVLSPIPLRRLTRSRDEDRRRMSSMLARGDVVVCPEGTTCREPYLLRFSPLFAELAAEVTPVAVDARTAVFYATSPSPVAKSFDSVHFLMNPRPEYIVQFLEAVNTESGKSSIEVANEVQRALASALGFEGTALTRKDKYLLLAGNEGVVKTK encoded by the coding sequence ATGGAGGTGTGCACGGCGAGCACGACCGACAGCTTCGCCAGCCGCGCGCTCCACCTCCACCGTTTCATCAGACGCCGTCTCGTCGCTGGCAtcctcggccgccgcggcgaggcagCCACCCCGGCTgcagccgcgccgctgcctcgaGCCCGCCGGATCGGTGAGGACGGCCTCGGCGTCGACGCGCTGCTCCTGAAACCGTCGTCGCCGTCCGCCCTGTTCTCGCCGTActtcctcgtcgccgtcgaggCGGGTGGCTACGCCCGGGGCCTCGCCCTGCTCGCGCTCTACCCGGCCCTGCGCGCGCTCCCCCACGGCGCGCGCGTGAGGGCCATGGCCATGGTCGCCTTCTGCGGGTTGCGCCGCGACGAGGCGGCCAGGATCGGGAGGGCCGTGCTGCCCAGGCACTTcttccgggcggcggcggacgtgcCCGCGCTGGAGGCCGTTGGCGCGCTGCCCGAGGGCGTCAAGGTGGCCGCCGTGACCCGGTCGTTCCCGGCGGTCATGGTGGACGCGTTCCTGACGGAGTACGTCGGGTTCGACGTGGTGGTCGGCGCGGAGGTGAAGGGAGGGGCCCGCTACGTCACCGGCGTCATGGAGGGAGGCGAGCTGGACACGGAGAGACTCGGGCTTGCCCTGAAGCGAaccgagaagaagaagaagaaggactacCCGAGGCCCATGGTGTTCCACGACGGCCGGCTGGCGTTcacgccgacgccggcggccgtgCTCGCCATGTACATCTACCTCCCCTTCGccgtcgccctcgccgtcgtccGCATCGCCATCTACGTGCTCCTCCCGTGGCGCCTGTCGAGCGTCGTCGCCGGGCTCACCGGGGTCAGGGTGCGCGTCATCGGACCCACCCccactcccgcggcggcggaggacggcgccgccgccgccgaaccccGCGGCGGGCGGCTCTACGCCTGCAACCACCGCACGCTTCTGGACCCCGTCGGCATCGCCTGCGCTCTCCGGCGGCCCGTCGCCGCCGTGACGTACAGCCTGAGCCGCCTGTCGGAGGTGCTCTCCCCGATCCCGCTGCGGCGCCTGACCCGCAGCCGCGACGAGGACCGGCGCCGGATGTCGTCGATGCTGGCGCGGGGCGACGTGGTCGTGTGCCCCGAGGGCACGACGTGCCGGGAGCCGTACCTGCTCCGGTTCAGCCCGCTgttcgccgagctcgccgccgaggtGACGCCCGTGGCGGTGGACGCGCGCACGGCCGTGTTCTACGCCACGTCCCCGTCGCCCGTGGCCAAGAGCTTCGACTCGGTCCACTTCCTGATGAACCCCCGGCCGGAGTACATCGTGCAGTTTCTGGAGGCGGTGAACACGGAGAGCGGCAAGAGCAGCATCGAGGTGGCGAACGAGGTGCAGCGTGCGCTCGCCTCCGCGCTCGGGTTCGAGGGGACGGCCCTGACGAGGAAGGACAAGTACCTGCTGCTCGCCGGGAACGAAGGGGTCGTCAAGACCAAGTGA
- the LOC120712288 gene encoding ribosome biogenesis protein BOP1 homolog — MGHSDGEHELEGDDLSADDSSWSDGVWSEDDDEESLSFEDSGEGSGSGSGSDADSDEAAAAEESDSSEDEVAPRNTVGDMPLEWYKDEEHIGYDIDGRKIKKRDREGRIEAYLRNADDAKNWRKIYDEYNDEEVQITKEEAKIISRLLKGKTPHANFDPYPDYVDWFEYEDKGHPLSSAPEPKRRFVPSKWEQKKVVKLVRAIRNGWIKLDKPKEESNLYLLWGDETDTADNKRQGLSYIPAPKPNLPGHEESYNPSVEYIPTQEEIDSYQLMYEEDRPKFIPKRFESLRSVPSYEKALREGFDRCLDLYLCPRTRKKRINIDPESLKPKLPSKKDLRPYPKTCYLEFKGHTSPVTSISVETTGQWLASGSRDGTIRVWEVETGRCLKVWNVGGDVRHIAWNPSPDRPILAAIVGHDLVLINAEVGSEEVQMRAKELLKIGEMAPQDDTDGKKPAVRWMRHETLDGITLIHHKAVSNVDWHFKGDYFTTVVPSGDTRAVLLHQLTKKHSHHPFRKLPGLPVAATFHPSQKMFFVATKKFVRVYDLQKAQLVKKLESGLREISSISIHPGGDNVIVGSKDGKLCWFDTDLSTRPYKTLKIHSKDITNVTFHRKYPLFASSSEDCTAYVCHGMVYSDLNQNPLIVPLEILRGHSSLDGRGVLDCKFHPKQPWLFTAGADSVIRLYCD; from the exons ATGGGCCACAGCGACGGGGAGCACGAGCTCGAGGGCGACGACCTCTCCGCCGACGACTCTTCGTGGAGCGACGGCGTCTGgtccgaggacgacgacgag GAGTCGCTGTCGTTCGAGGACAGCGGcgagggctccggctccggctccggctccgacgCCGATTCTGACGAGGCAGCGGCTGCCGAAGAGAGCGACTCCTCGGAGGATGAG GTGGCGCCAAGGAACACCGTGGGGGACATGCCTCTGGAGTGGTACAAGGACGAAGAGCACATTGGGTATGACATCGACGGGAGGAAGATCAAGAAGCGCGATAGGGAGGGGCGAATTGAAGCCTACCTCAGAAACGCGGACGATGCCAAGAATTG GAGAAAGATCTATGATGAGTATAATGATGAGGAGGTTCAGATTACAAAGGAAGAGGCTAAGATAATTAGTAGATTGTTAAAGGGAAAGACTCCACATGCCAATTTTGATCCATATCCA GATTATGTTGATTGGTTTGAATATGAGGATAAAGGCCATCCACTTTCTAGTGCCCCTGAACCAAAGAGGCGATTTGTGCCTTCAAagtgggagcagaagaag GTTGTTAAACTTGTGAGAGCCATTCGTAATGGATGGATAAAGTTGGACAAGCCAAAGGAGGAATCTAACTTATATCTTTTATGGGGTGATGAAACTGATACAGCAGACAATAAGCGGCAAGGCTTGAGCTACATTCCCGCTCCTAAACCTAATTTACCAG GTCATGAAGAGTCATATAATCCCTCTGTTGAATACATTCCGACACAAGAGGAAATAGATTCATACCAGCTTATGTATGAGGAGGATCGTCCAAAATTCATTCCGAAACG ATTTGAGTCCCTTCGAAGTGTACCTTCATATGAGAAGGCACTACGGGAAGGTTTTGATCGGTGTCTAGATCTTTATCTATGCCCTAGAACCCGCAAAAAGCGT ATAAATATTGACCCTGAGTCACTCAAGCCCAAGTTACCAAGTAAAAAGGATTTGAGGCCATACCCAAAAACTTGTTACCTTGAGTTCAAGGGCCATACTAGTCCTGTGACGTCCATTTCAGTTGAAACAACAGGGCAGTGGCTTGCATCTG GTTCTCGCGATGGTACAATTCGTGTTTGGGAGGTTGAAACTGGTCGCTGTCTTAAAGTTTGGAATGTCGGAGGTGATGTCCGTCATATTGCCTGGAATCCTTCACCTGACAGGCCTATTCTTGCTGCTATTGT TGGACATGATCTGGTACTTATTAATGCTGAGGTGGGGAGTGAAGAAGTGCAAATGAGGGCAAAAGAGCTCCTGAAGATTGGTGAAATGGCTCCTCAAGATGATACTG ATGGTAAGAAACCAGCTGTGAGGTGGATGAGGCATGAAACACTTGATGGAATCACCTTGATTCATCATAAG GCTGTGTCAAATGTGGACTGGCATTTTAAGGGAGATTACTTCACCACAGTTGTGCCAAGTG GTGATACAAGAGCTGTATTGCTGCATCAGCTCACAAAAAAGCACTCGCACCATCCTTTCCGTAAACTGCCAGGCCTTCCTGTTGCGGCAACATTCCATCCAAGTCAGAAGATGTTCTTTGTTGCTACTAAGAAGTTTGTTCGGGTTTATGATCTCCAGAAGGCACAATTGGTAAAGAAGCTGGAGTCAGGTCTCCGTGAGATTTCCTCCATCTCAATCCATCCTGGTG GTGATAATGTTATTGTGGGAAGCAAAGATGGCAAACTATGCTGGTTTGATACTGATCTATCTACAAGACCATACAAGACTCTAAA GATCCACTCAAAGGATATTACCAATGTTACTTTTCACCGAAAGTACCCTCTTTTTGCCTCATCCTCTGAGGATTGTACTGCCTATGTATGTCATGGAATGGTCTATTCCGATCTTAATCAGAACCCACTTATTGTACCATTGGAAATTCTTCGTGGTCATTCTAGTTTGGATGGAAGAG GGGTTCTGGACTGCAAGTTCCATCCGAAACAACCTTGGTTGTTCACTGCTGGTGCTGACTCCGTGATTCGACTGTACTGCGACTAA
- the LOC120712290 gene encoding uncharacterized protein LOC120712290 has protein sequence MKMYEKPPPEIIHSGRKLKLLTSDDDPRFRCDGCHEPGYGLRYTDNGGGGQSFNLHTCCALAEKEPTIKHGLFGDLNFEFLVEPTPVVRDTQTETICDACGEEARGFVYHCYKKDLDLHPCCASLKERALLDGRVFELRRKTSRPCRLCGHRHRFWAYRSRFDGEDMDIHVACLKKMARESWDAAYNNRVGGEQILQVNGSSMDRMLQSFAGNSQRRGGFDQFIKVLGNLASIIIAVIFGNPVAMMAAIAGPGGLLRG, from the coding sequence ATGAAGATGTACGAGAAACCCCCGCCGGAGATCATCCACTCGGGGCGCAAGCTGAAGCTGTTAACCAGCGACGACGATCCCCGCTTCAGGTGCGACGGCTGCCACGAGCCTGGCTACGGCCTCAGGTACACggacaacggcggcggcggccagagctTCAACCTGCACACATGCTGCGCCCTCGCGGAGAAGGAGCCCACGATCAAGCATGGACTGTTCGGCGACCTCAACTTCGAGTTCCTCGTGGAGCCCACGCCCGTCGTCAGGGACACACAAACCGAAACAATTTGCGACGCCTGCGGCGAGGAAGCGCGCGGGTTCGTCTACCACTGCTACAAGAAGGACCTCGACCTCCACCCCTGCTGCGCGAGCCTGAAAGAGAGAGCACTCCTGGACGGCCGCGTCTTCGAGCTCCGCCGGAAGACGTCAAGGCCGTGCCGCCTATGCGGCCACCGCCACAGGTTCTGGGCGTACCGCTCCAGGTTCGACGGCGAGGACATGGACATCCACGTGGCGTGCTTGAAGAAAATGGCCCGCGAAAGCTGGGATGCCGCCTACAATAACCGGGTCGGCGGCGAGCAGATCCTTCAGGTGAACGGGTCCAGCATGGACCGCATGCTCCAGAGCTTTGCTGGGAATAGTCAGAGGAGGGGTGGGTTCGACCAGTTCATCAAGGTCTTGGGCAACTTGGCGAGTATCATCATCGCCGTGATCTTTGGAAACCCCGTGGCGATGATGGCCGCCATAGCGGGACCCGGTGGTTTACTTCGGGGCTAG